The following are encoded together in the Gadus chalcogrammus isolate NIFS_2021 chromosome 2, NIFS_Gcha_1.0, whole genome shotgun sequence genome:
- the LOC130402654 gene encoding stonustoxin subunit beta-like produces MPTEEEEEAPSITEFHSSTHVLPVGQTARYTCHAGGTPEPTVEWLHNGRPLERDGTDDQSEAWVERGFLFVRGGRYGVNTVCCMASNSAGTANHSAELLVFDACDLTLDPNTAHRVLSLSEDNRKVTEVVEDQSYPDHPDRFDSVPQVLGREALTGRCYWEVEWKGGVGIGVTYRGITRRGRGDDSRLGRSNKSWSLDCSDGRYSAWYNGTVTALPLRPAGSTRVGVYLDRPAGSLSFYRVSPGGGGSSDTLTHLHTFWSSFTQEDLLPGKESGGQQEPPGVLGGVSVVPQL; encoded by the exons atgcccacggaggaggaggaggaggcccccagcatcacagagttccactcctctacccacgtgttgcccgtgggccaaacggcccgctacacctgccacgccggcggcacgccggagcccacagtagagtggctccacaacggcaggcccctggagagggacggcacagacgaccaatcagaggcctgggtggagaggggcttcctcttcgtcagaggtgggaggtacggcgtgaacacggtctgctgcatggcgagcaacagcgctggcacggccaatcacagcgctgagctgcttgtctttg atgcctgtgacctcacactggaccccaacacggcccacagagtcctctctctgtctgaggacaacaggaaggtgacggagGTTgtagaggaccagtcgtatccggatcacccagacagatttgactccgtgccccaggtgttgggtagagaggctctgactggccgctgttactgggaggtagagtggaaaGGAGGGGTtggtataggagtgacatacagaggaatcacaaggagaggacggggtgatgacagcaggcttggacggagcaacaagtcctggagtcttgatTGTTCTGATGGTCgttactctgcctggtacaacggtacagtgacagccctccctctccgccccgctggctccaccagagtaggagtgtatctggaccggcctgctggctctctgtccttctacagagtgtccccaggtggaggagggtcctcagacacactgacacacctccacaccttctggtcctccttcacccaggaggacctcctcccgggg aaagagAGCGGGGGGCAGCAGGAGCCTCCCGGGGTTCTGGGGGGCGTCTCGGTGGTCCCTCAGTTGTag
- the LOC130401626 gene encoding C-type lectin domain family 10 member A-like, giving the protein MLHDKSLYRVSTTKKGWRASREDCQKKKADLVVINSREELAFVSRLMGSSWIGLSDREKEGTHKWVDGTPMTSSWRHVKPRDDGGARDCVLAGEDGWSEEPCNRLHHWICEKVLDLDHLEAERNKEGP; this is encoded by the exons ATGCTTCACGACAAGAGTCTCTACCGTGTTTCTACTACTAAGAAGGGCTGGAGGGCCAGTAGAGAAGACTGTCAGAAGAAAAAGGCAGACCTGGTGGTCATCAACAGCAGAgaagaactg GCGTTTGTCAGCAGATTGATGGGTTCTTCCTGGATTGGACTGAGTGAtcgagagaaggaggggaccCACAAGTGGGTGGATGGTACCCCCATGACCTCAAG TTGGAGACACGTTAAACCACGCGATGACGGCGGAGCAAGAGACTGCGTCTTAGCAGGGGAGGACGGCTGGTCTGAAGAGCCGTGTAACAGACTGCACCACTGGATCTGTGAGAAGGTCCTAGACCTGGATCATCTGGAGGCTGAGCGGAACAAAGAGGGTCCGtag